From a region of the Castanea sativa cultivar Marrone di Chiusa Pesio chromosome 10, ASM4071231v1 genome:
- the LOC142612113 gene encoding uncharacterized protein LOC142612113, with protein MELSPPRAVKEVQSLTGKIVALNRFVSRATDNCLPFFRTLKRPFEWTDECQKAFEELKMYLSAPSLLSPSMPGEELFLYLAVSLAAVSATLIKEEGKVQKPVYFISRTLRGVEERYPRMEKLTFALVTAARKLKPYFQAHTINVLTDKPLWRAMSSPEVAGRMALWAIELSEFDIRYQPWAADQGAEETPIWRVHTDGSSNKHAGGVGVVLHTPEGDKIECIICLDFATTNNEAEYEALVAGLDLAIAAGAKSAIVYSDSRIVASQVNGSYDCKNERMKRYLEEVKGRTNNLQFKMIQIPREENQETDRLAKTASAEPMIIPKQEVSNEHCWTAPIVAYLKEGKLPDNKEDARKLKVKAARTTVRTPIGETPFQLAYGSEALIPAEVGLTSYRVENYDKSKNDEALRLQLDLVDEVRATAA; from the exons ATGgaactatctcctccaagggcggtaaaggaagtacaaagcttgaccggGAAGATAGTAGCCTTGaacaggttcgtatcaagagcaacgGACAATTGCCTCCCATTCTTCCGCACACTGAAGAGACCATTCGAATGGACAGAtgagtgccaaaaggcatttgaagaatTAAAGATGTATCTCTCCGCTCCGTCGTTGCTTAGCCCATCTATGCCGGGGGAAgaattgttcttgtaccttgccgtctcctTAGCCGCGGTCAGTGCAACACTTattaaagaagaaggaaaggtacAAAAGCCTGTGTACTTTATAAGCCGGACGCTGAGAGGAGTAGAAGAGAGGTACCCTCGGATGGAAAAACTCACGTTTGCTCTTGTGACCGCAGCTCGGAAGctcaaaccatactttcaagcgcataccataaatgtcctgacaGATAAACCCTTATGGAGAGCAATGAGTAGTCCCGAAGTTGCTGGACGGATGGCGCTATGGGCAATTGAGCTGAGTGAGTTCGATATTCGATATCAACCATGGGCAGCA GatcagggggcagaagagacgcccatatGGAGAGTTCAtacagacggatcttccaataagCATGCTGGAGGTGttggagttgtactccacaccccggaaggagacaaGATCGAATGCATTATCTGTCTGGACTTCGCTACTACTAACAACGAAGCGGAGTACGAGGCCTTGGTAGCGGGACTGGACCTTGCGATAGCGGCAGGAGCTAAGAGTGCGAtcgtctactccgattctcgAATCGTGGCCAGTcaggttaatgggagctatgattgcaagaatgaaaggatgaaaaggtatctTGAGGAAGTAAAGGGTCGAACGAATAATCTCCAATTCAagatgattcaaatcccaagagaGGAGAACCAAGAAACCGACCGACTCGCAAAGACAGCTTCGGCTGAACCCATGATCATCCCtaaacag gaggtaagcaATGAGCATTGTTGGACGGCTCCAATAGTGGCGTATCTCAAGGAAGGCAAGCTACCCGACAATAAAGAGGAtgcaaggaagttgaaggttaaagctgcccG GACAACGGTGAGAACACCGATAGGGGAAACACCGTTTCAATTGGCTTATGGTAGTGAGGCTCTCATACCGGCAGAGGTAGGGTTAACAAGCTACCGCGTGGAGAACTACGATAAGAGCAAGAATGACGAAGCTTTGCGTTTACAGCTCGACCTTGTGGACGAAGTTAGAGCCACAGCTGCATAG
- the LOC142614218 gene encoding GDSL esterase/lipase At1g09390-like: MGEKGRGFLVILCLCLPLLVHSQCNRKPVVFNFGDSNSDTGGFSIGLGLNFGPPNGRTFFHQPSGRLCDGRLIIDFLCENLHAGYLTPYLESLGPNFTNGANFAISGSSTLPRYKPFSLSVQALQLLQFRARSLELISKGYKDLVTDEEFNNAVYTIDIGQNDLAGSFTYLSYTQVIEKIPSMITEIKNAIWTIYKHGGQNFWVHNTGPLGCLPQKLATTTKNASDFDQYGCLQPLNNAAKEFNEQLRTLCEELRSEMKNVTIVYADIYSIKYDLIAHATNYGFENPLMACCGYGGPPYNYNPNTTCGQTGFNVCNEGAKYISWDGVHYTEAANSIFASKILSTYYSTPQTSFNYFCTS, from the exons ATGGGTGAGAAGGGACGAGGTTTTCTTGTGATACTGTGTCTTTGCCTTCCACTTCTTGTTCATTCTCAGTGCAATAGAAAACCAGTTGTGTTCAACTTTGGCGACTCTAATTCAGACACTGGCGGTTTCTCTATTGGACTTGGACTCAACTTTGGACCTCCAAATGGTCGTACATTCTTCCATCAGCCATCAGGCCGATTATGCGATGGCCGCTTGataattgattttcttt GTGAAAATTTGCATGCTGGTTATTTAACTCCGTACCTGGAATCCTTGGGTCCAAATTTCACAAATGGAGCTAATTTTGCAATAAGTGGTTCATCTACTCTACCTAGGTATAAACCTTTCAGTTTGAGCGTCCAAGCTCTCCAGCTCCTTCAATTCCGAGCTCGTTCCCTTGAGCTAATATCAAAAG GTTACAAAGATTTGGTTACAGATGAGGAATTCAACAATGCAGTTTATACAATTGACATTGGACAAAATGATCTAGCtggttctttcacctatctttcaTACACTCAAGTTATTGAAAAAATCCCATCTATGATCACCGAAATAAAAAATGCTATCTGG ACTATATACAAGCATGGAGGGCAGAATTTTTGGGTACACAATACCGGGCCCCTAGGTTGTTTGCCTCAAAAACTTGCTACAACTACCAAAAACGCAAGCGATTTTGATCAGTATGGTTGTCTTCAGCCTCTTAATAATGCAGCAAAAGAGTTTAACGAACAATTGCGCACTCTATGTGAAGAGCTGAGGTCTGAAATGAAAAATGTCACCATTGTGTATGCGGACATATATAGCATCAAGTACGATCTCATTGCACATGCTACTAATTATG GTTTTGAGAATCCTTTAATGGCATGTTGTGGCTACGGAGGACCGCCATACAACTACAATCCCAATACTACATGTGGCCAAACAGGATTTAACGTGTGCAATGAAGGAGCAAAATACATAAGCTGGGATGGAGTGCACTATACAGAAGCTGCCAATTCAATTTTCGCCTCCAAAATACTTTCTACTTATTACTCTACGCCTCAAACTAGTTTTAATTACTTTTGTACTTCCTAA
- the LOC142614013 gene encoding aquaporin TIP4-1-like has protein sequence MVKIAWGSVREATQLDCIKALVVEFIATFLFVFAGVGTAMAGDKLDADSLVALFAVAIAHALVVAVMISAGHISGGHLNPAVTLGLLAGGHITVFRSALYWIDQLLASSAACYILHYITGGLTTPIHSLGSGVDYLQGVIWEIILTFSLLFTIYATIVDPKKGALDGLGPTLTGFVVGANILAGGVFSGASMNPARSFGPALVSWDWTDHWVYWGGPLTGGALAGFIYENFFIIRSHVPIPTEEDNF, from the exons ATGGTGAAAATTGCCTGGGGAAGCGTCCGTGAGGCCACGCAGCTTGACTGCATCAAAGCCCTCGTTGTGGAGTTCATTGCAACCTTCCTTTTTGTCTTTGCTGGAGTTGGGACAGCCATGGCCGGAG ATAAGCTAGACGCAGATTCACTGGTGGCTTTATTTGCTGTGGCTATTGCACATGCACTCGTTGTGGCCGTGATGATATCTGCTGGCCACATATCTGGTGGTCATCTCAACCCAGCCGTCACACTTGGCCTCCTCGCCGGTGGACACATAACCGTCTTCCGGTCTGCTCTCTATTGGATTGATCAATTATTAGCATCTTCAGCTGCTTGTTATATTCTTCACTACATTACTGGTGGCTTG aCTACTCCAATTCATTCACTTGGTAGTGGGGTGGACTATTTGCAAGGTGTGATATGGGAGATTATTCTAACATTCTCTTTGTTGTTCACTATTTATGCTACAATCGTTGACCCCAAGAAGGGGGCTCTTGATGGCTTAGGCCCAACGCTAACTGGGTTTGTAGTTGGGGCCAACATCTTAGCTGGTGGAGTTTTCTCAGGGGCTTCAATGAACCCAGCAAGGTCATTTGGGCCAGCTTTGGTAAGCTGGGACTGGACAGATCACTGGGTTTACTGGGGTGGGCCCCTCACTGGTGGTGCTCTTGCTGGTTTTATCTATGAGaatttcttcatcatcagaTCTCATGTCCCTATTCCCACTGAGGAAGATAATTTCTAA